The Gloeomargarita sp. SRBZ-1_bins_9 region CCTGGAGCGCAAAGCGTTGATAAAACATGAGAAAAACCTCCATGGGTATGATGTCAATCATAGGGTATAGAGATAGAGACCACCCCAAGGAGTTGACGTAGGGGATTGATCACCGCTTGCCGGAGTCACCAATCCCCCAGGATTGGGTCATAGGCCCTTGTTGGGCATCTGCAAGGGTCTAGCCCCCATGAGCGGTTGGGTGGCTGAACTACCCCTGCAAGCCATATCTTTGATACGCCCGCTGCAGTTCCTGACTCAATTCTTGAGCAAACCAATCCGGTTCCAGCACCTGGGCCTGGGCACCGTATTGCAACAATCGCTGGCGCAACCAAAATAGGGAATCCACCGTTGCCTCCAAGTCCACGAACGTTCCATCCGCAGCAGTGGCCACTACCTGTTCGTAGGGCCGCCGGGGTTGGTAGGTTGCCAGCTCCCCGTATAACCGATAGCGCACGGTCAAAGTGGGAAAACATTGGCGGCGCCAGGGAACCTTTGACGCGGGACCCACCCCGACGATCCGGTCCACCCGCAGGGTGAAGTTTTCTTCCACACTGGGCGAGGGCAGGCGACGCACTAGGGGAATGGGGGGATTCGGCACCCAGGCAAACAAGTACAACACCCCATTGTGCCAGCGCAGTTCCGAGTAATCGCAATCCCACTGACTCTCCTGCCCCGAGGACGCTCGGTAGCGGACCACAAAACGCCGCCGCTGCCGCATCCGCTCCTGCAAATCGGCCAGCAACACCTGGTAGTGGGGTTCGCTGTAATCAACGGGGGGGTGAAACTCCGCCTTCAAGGCCCTGGGAAAGTCCGTTTCCTGGAGCCGTCCCACCTGCAGCAGGTGATGCGCTTCCCGGTTGAACCCCAGCGCCGCCAGTAGGTGGGTCCCTAGCGCCAATGCTCGCCTTTGCTCGACCGACAGCAGCACTGGAAACGCTGAAGCCACTAGCTCGTAGGGACGATGGGGGCCACTGCGAATCTCAAACCCACAGTCCCGCAGTCGGCGAATGGCTCGCACCACCTTTTGCTCCAGGTCCCCCACCGGTTGCTTCTGCTGCTCCAGCCAACCCTCCAAAGCCACCACCAACTCCCGTCGCCACCGGGGTTTCTCCGTCAAAAGCCGCAACAACTCTAAGTAGAATGCTAAGTTGTCATTTTTTGATAACATACTCGCGAAAAAGTGGTTTAGGATGAATGTGTTGCTAATGACGAGTATATGAGATTTCTGGTTCAACCCTTGTATGTAGCCCGAAACCCTGGTGTAGGGCAGTGTCCGTTGGGGTGTACTCGCCAATGTTGGGTCATGGAAGAGGCTCCCAACTTTGCGGCGTCCTCAGGGCAAAGTTGTCCCCTGTTCCAGCACCAGGCTGAAACTTGGGCAGCCCTACAGCAGGGGCAAGCCAATGTTATTTTCAACACCGCCCCTACGGGTGCCGGGAAAACCCTGGCGGCATTGGGGTTGGGGTTGTGCCAGCCGAACCAGCGGACTATGGCCCTTTATCCCACCATTGAACTGATTGAGGACCAGGTGCGCAGTTTACGGGGGTGGCACGAGCGGTTGGGACAGGATTTCGACCAGCGGGTGGAGCATTTATACGGGGAGGAACTCAGTCGGCGGGTGGTCCAGGGCACCAGCAGCCGGTTTGAGGTATTGGCCCAGGCGATCCAGCAAAAACCCCTCCTACTGACCAACCCGGATATTTTCCATCTGATCGCCCATTTCCGTTACCGAGACCCCCACTACAGTAGTGATTTGCTGCCCCTGGCGCTGGCGGATTTTCCCCATGTATGGGTAGCCGATGAGTTTCACCTGTTTGGGGCGCACCAGGAGGCTGCCATGTTGAATACCATGGTTTTTCTGCGGGCGGTCCGAGGGGACCAGCGGCCCTACCGGTTTGTCTTTACTTCGGCGACACCCAACCCTGCGTTTCAAGACCAACTGCAGCAGGCGGGTTTTAAGGTGCAGGAAATCAATTGTCGGAGTGTTGCCCAAGATACACCAGGCTATGCGCTCGTGGCGCAACCTGTGACCTTGGAGTTTGTCCAATTGACACGGGAGCAAACAGCCAGCGATTGGCTCCTGGACCATGCCGAAGTCATCCGCCAGATTCTGCAGGCGGAATCACCGGGGCGGGGGCTGGTGATTCTCAACTCCCTTGCCCAGGTCACCCAGGTAGCGAGGCAGTTAAGGGAGCGTTTGCCGGAGGTGATGGTGCGGGAAATCAGCGGGCGCATGGACCGGCGACAGCGGGCGCAGACCCAGGCGCTTTTGCACCAGGCACAGCAACCAGTACTGGTGGTGGCCACATCGGCGGCCGACGTAGGGGTGGATTTTCGCATCCATTTGCTCATCACCGAGGGGAGTAACAGTGCGACGGTGATTCAACGCCTGGGGCGGGTGGGCCGTCATCCCGGTTTCGGGGTCTATCGCGCCTATGTGTTGATAGCCGGTTCTACGCCCTGGGTGTCGGAACGGCTGCGGCAGCAATGGCAGTCGGAGCAGCCGGTGGCGCGTCCGCACCTGGTGGAGATTATTCGCCAAGCCTTTGATCCGCCGCCCACCTTTCCGGAGTATCAGAGGCGCTGGGGGGCCTTACAGGCGCAGGGGTTGCTCTGGCAGATGAGGCAGGAGCATGGAGCCGTTTTCCAACAGACCTACGAGCGCATGGTGGCAGCTCTCCAGCAGGTTTATGGCCAGCAACTGCAACCCCGGTTGGGGGGCTGGCGCCGGTTAGCCGACCAGGGGGACCTGGGCCGAGCCATCCAGCAGGAGCTATTGCGGTTTCGGGGCGGGACTACCCTGCAGGCAGCGGTGTGGGATGAGCACTCCTTTTACACCTATGACCTGCTGCGGCTATTGCCCTATGTGGACGTCGAACTTTTGACTCGGGAAGACTTTTTGCAGGCGGTGGAATCAGCTGGTTTCAGTCCCCTGGCGTTTCCTCCCGAGGGGATAACCCTTTATCTGCGGGTACGGAAGTGGCGGGAGCAACGTTTGCTGGTGAAATTGCAGTGCCATCAGCCCGCGACCAATTTGCGCACCGGCGAGCTGACGCTATTGACGGGAGTAGCTGTGTCAGGACCTCCCCACGTCCGGGAAATCAGTCAGGTGTTAGCGCGCCAGAAACTGCTAGCTTTCCTGGTGCCCCTGTCGGATCAGCAATCCGCCGACACAGTGCGTCGCCATTTACGGTTGAGCGCCCTATTTGGGCTATACGATTTACAGGACGGGGATGGCTACCGCTACGCCTGTGCCTTTAACCAAGATGCCTTATTATTAGAGGCCCTGAGATCCCGGCTCACACCCTTTTTACGCAACGACCATTCGTCATTGATTTTTTAGAGGAGTTAGCCATGAGCCTGTTACGGACATTACTTTTACGCACCCTTCCACCGGAGACGGACCCCATTTTGCGCACCTATATCGAAACCGTGGTGCCAGCAATGGAGCAGAAATTTGGTGGTATTACGGCGCTGGGAGGTTCCCAGGAGGTTCATTTCCACATCCTGCAGGCCAAAGGGGACCCACAGGCCGCTGTCAAGGCCCAACGTTATGCCCAGCGACCTGAGCAAAGCTTACTGGTTCACGTCCTCAATGCCCTAAGCATTGCCTGGCAGTTAATCCCCTACTTAGAAACGCCCCTCAGTGACACGGAAAAACGTTTATTGTGCTTGGGGCTAACTCTGCACGACTACAACAAGTGGTGTGCAGGCGATGAGCAAGACCCCCCTCTGGCCAGCGATGTTGCAGGCATCAAAGCCCTCTGTGCGTCCCTGGGGGAAAAACTAAACTTTGCCGGCTTCTGGCCTGAGTGGCGTACGTATCTGACAGAAATCGGCTATTTAGCCCAAAACACCCAAGCCAAGGTCGGCACCAACCTCCCCAAGGTCAACTGGGAGCCATTTCAGATTGATGATGTAACGCGTCTGGATATGCCTTTGCGGTGGTTATTGCGCTTTGGGGATTTGGCTGTGCATTTGCAGGACCCCGGCGACCTGGTTACCAGCCAAACCGGCCAAAGCCTGCAAGAAACCCTGTGCTGGTTAAACCTAAAGCAAAAGCTGGTCTATCACCGATTACGGGACTGCACCGGCATTTTAACTGATGGTATTCACAACGCCGTTTTAGACGCTGCCAAGCAACGGGGCTGGCAACCCCTGATCTTTTTTGCCCAGGGGGTTATTTATCTAGCGCCGCCGGATGCCTTGCCACCCCCACTGACGGAATTACAGGACATCATTTGGCAGTGCATCAGCAACGTTCTCAGC contains the following coding sequences:
- a CDS encoding WYL domain-containing protein → MRLLTEKPRWRRELVVALEGWLEQQKQPVGDLEQKVVRAIRRLRDCGFEIRSGPHRPYELVASAFPVLLSVEQRRALALGTHLLAALGFNREAHHLLQVGRLQETDFPRALKAEFHPPVDYSEPHYQVLLADLQERMRQRRRFVVRYRASSGQESQWDCDYSELRWHNGVLYLFAWVPNPPIPLVRRLPSPSVEENFTLRVDRIVGVGPASKVPWRRQCFPTLTVRYRLYGELATYQPRRPYEQVVATAADGTFVDLEATVDSLFWLRQRLLQYGAQAQVLEPDWFAQELSQELQRAYQRYGLQG
- the cas3 gene encoding type I-D CRISPR-associated helicase Cas3'; amino-acid sequence: MEEAPNFAASSGQSCPLFQHQAETWAALQQGQANVIFNTAPTGAGKTLAALGLGLCQPNQRTMALYPTIELIEDQVRSLRGWHERLGQDFDQRVEHLYGEELSRRVVQGTSSRFEVLAQAIQQKPLLLTNPDIFHLIAHFRYRDPHYSSDLLPLALADFPHVWVADEFHLFGAHQEAAMLNTMVFLRAVRGDQRPYRFVFTSATPNPAFQDQLQQAGFKVQEINCRSVAQDTPGYALVAQPVTLEFVQLTREQTASDWLLDHAEVIRQILQAESPGRGLVILNSLAQVTQVARQLRERLPEVMVREISGRMDRRQRAQTQALLHQAQQPVLVVATSAADVGVDFRIHLLITEGSNSATVIQRLGRVGRHPGFGVYRAYVLIAGSTPWVSERLRQQWQSEQPVARPHLVEIIRQAFDPPPTFPEYQRRWGALQAQGLLWQMRQEHGAVFQQTYERMVAALQQVYGQQLQPRLGGWRRLADQGDLGRAIQQELLRFRGGTTLQAAVWDEHSFYTYDLLRLLPYVDVELLTREDFLQAVESAGFSPLAFPPEGITLYLRVRKWREQRLLVKLQCHQPATNLRTGELTLLTGVAVSGPPHVREISQVLARQKLLAFLVPLSDQQSADTVRRHLRLSALFGLYDLQDGDGYRYACAFNQDALLLEALRSRLTPFLRNDHSSLIF